The Deltaproteobacteria bacterium genome contains a region encoding:
- a CDS encoding TRAP transporter substrate-binding protein → MKRTAILGVALGLILLSGLVAGPMVATAGAGAVELRYSTFFPPTHIQAKLAKAWIEEVERRTGGKVKITYFPGGTLGKGPEIYSYVLKGITDIGFCLFAYTRGRFPVMEAVDLPLGYPKGSCATQVINRFYKKFKPRELNDVHLLYLHAHGPGLLHTKRPVRTLEDVKGMKIRSTGFSAKVAKALGGVPVAMGQGGAYEALQKGVVEGTLSPMEVLKGWKQAEVVKSTTECFSVGYTTGFYVVMNKRKWDALPRSVRKVMTKVSKEWITKHGEAWDKSDEAGREYTLSLGNQIISLSPEESARWKAAVRPVLDEFIEEKERKGIPGREYVQFLQKAITKCK, encoded by the coding sequence ATGAAAAGAACAGCGATTCTCGGTGTTGCTTTAGGTCTGATATTGTTAAGCGGGCTTGTGGCGGGTCCTATGGTTGCGACCGCCGGGGCAGGGGCGGTCGAACTGCGATACAGCACATTCTTTCCGCCTACACACATCCAGGCCAAACTGGCTAAGGCTTGGATCGAGGAGGTCGAGAGGCGGACAGGTGGGAAGGTGAAGATTACGTATTTCCCAGGTGGCACCCTGGGTAAAGGGCCGGAAATTTACAGCTATGTCTTGAAGGGTATCACCGACATAGGCTTCTGTCTTTTCGCTTACACCAGGGGACGCTTCCCGGTGATGGAGGCGGTCGATTTGCCTCTGGGCTATCCTAAGGGTTCCTGCGCCACCCAGGTGATAAACAGATTCTACAAGAAGTTCAAACCCAGGGAATTGAATGATGTCCACCTGCTCTATCTCCATGCCCACGGCCCGGGCCTCTTGCACACCAAGAGGCCTGTCCGCACCCTGGAAGATGTGAAGGGGATGAAGATCCGATCCACGGGGTTCAGCGCTAAGGTGGCCAAGGCACTGGGGGGGGTACCCGTCGCCATGGGCCAAGGCGGCGCCTATGAAGCCCTTCAAAAGGGTGTGGTAGAGGGAACCCTCAGCCCGATGGAGGTCTTGAAAGGATGGAAACAGGCAGAGGTCGTAAAGTCTACCACTGAATGCTTCAGCGTGGGTTACACCACCGGGTTCTACGTGGTAATGAACAAGAGGAAATGGGACGCCCTCCCGAGGTCGGTGCGGAAAGTAATGACAAAGGTCAGCAAGGAGTGGATTACAAAGCACGGAGAGGCCTGGGACAAGAGCGACGAAGCGGGTAGGGAATATACACTCAGCCTGGGCAACCAGATCATCTCCCTTTCACCTGAGGAGAGTGCCCGGTGGAAGGCCGCGGTCAGACCTGTCTTGGATGAATTCATAGAGGAGAAGGAGAGGAAGGGAATACCCGGCCGAGAGTACGTGCAGTTTCTGCAGAAAGCAATCACAAAGTGCAAGTAG
- a CDS encoding SPASM domain-containing protein: MAISIYMKRTGGEFQTGMLEIAKWVGLLCPAHQVEFLYHPSENLNPGDLKHCKAVPLSRPVRDPLRDLSAGSAANASPSVLLWGPEPLSGFSALPEDSNGSSKPFSTRLAFFAGSGKGEAPLTLIHADPRPTEPTIDPVPPDPTGGIFTGSIKADHDPQPSMWPIHSRGAEITANFVRGILEGRSPSPRAFLYPVIAMVEPTRRCNLACPMCPVGSGRTGKTEDMPFEGFQKVIDELAPFLIHLTLHNYGESFLHREIYSMIRYAKDRGIPDVHVSTNGHFLDPSRLVDSGLDQIMISLDGITQEVYARYRVRGRLDRVIKNIRSLSREKKRRRTGRPLMELQFIIMRHNQDQIEGFRKLAAELGADRIRLKTFNLQMSGPEGHDRGLEFLPTRREYTRYEDTHGLILKKTLEENRCKWPWERVVIDSDGRVVPCCNDFKAAYSMGNVFHQSFEEIWFGRKYNRFRKNILRRWRRIPLCASCPVPSRKDLSFEIVELTEK, from the coding sequence GTGGCGATTTCCATCTATATGAAGAGAACCGGGGGTGAGTTCCAGACAGGCATGCTGGAGATCGCCAAATGGGTGGGCCTTCTCTGCCCCGCCCACCAGGTCGAGTTCCTGTATCATCCTTCGGAGAACCTCAACCCCGGAGACCTCAAGCACTGCAAGGCCGTGCCCCTCTCCCGCCCAGTCCGGGATCCGCTCCGGGACCTCTCGGCCGGTTCGGCCGCCAATGCCTCTCCATCCGTTCTCCTCTGGGGCCCTGAACCGCTGAGCGGTTTCTCGGCCCTCCCTGAAGACAGCAACGGATCCTCGAAGCCGTTTTCTACCCGTCTCGCGTTCTTTGCCGGATCCGGAAAAGGAGAGGCACCTCTCACCTTGATCCACGCAGACCCGAGGCCCACCGAGCCGACCATCGATCCGGTCCCACCCGATCCGACGGGTGGGATCTTCACGGGCTCCATCAAGGCGGACCACGATCCCCAACCCTCCATGTGGCCCATCCACTCGAGAGGAGCCGAAATCACGGCCAATTTCGTGAGAGGCATTCTGGAGGGCAGATCCCCCTCTCCGAGGGCGTTTCTCTATCCCGTCATCGCCATGGTCGAGCCTACCCGCCGGTGCAACCTGGCCTGTCCCATGTGCCCGGTAGGGAGCGGGCGGACCGGCAAGACAGAGGATATGCCCTTTGAGGGATTCCAAAAGGTCATCGACGAGTTGGCACCGTTTCTCATCCATCTGACTCTCCACAATTACGGTGAATCCTTTCTCCACAGGGAGATCTACTCCATGATCCGATACGCAAAAGACCGTGGCATACCGGATGTACATGTCTCCACGAACGGCCACTTCCTCGACCCCTCCCGGCTGGTCGACTCGGGTCTGGATCAGATCATGATCTCACTCGACGGGATCACCCAGGAGGTTTATGCGAGGTACCGCGTGAGAGGGAGACTCGATAGGGTGATCAAGAACATCCGGTCGCTCTCTCGGGAGAAGAAGAGAAGGCGGACCGGCAGGCCCCTGATGGAGCTCCAGTTCATCATAATGCGGCACAATCAGGACCAGATAGAGGGGTTCCGGAAACTGGCGGCGGAACTCGGAGCCGACCGGATACGACTCAAGACCTTCAACCTTCAGATGTCAGGTCCAGAGGGTCATGATCGGGGACTAGAATTCCTCCCCACCAGGAGGGAATATACCCGCTATGAGGACACCCACGGCCTGATCCTCAAGAAGACTCTGGAGGAAAACCGGTGCAAGTGGCCCTGGGAGAGGGTAGTCATAGACAGCGACGGCCGGGTTGTCCCATGCTGCAATGACTTCAAGGCCGCCTATTCGATGGGGAATGTCTTTCACCAGTCCTTTGAAGAGATCTGGTTTGGAAGAAAATACAACAGGTTCCGAAAAAACATCCTCCGAAGATGGCGCAGGATTCCCCTCTGCGCCTCCTGTCCTGTCCCGAGCAGGAAGGACCTCAGTTTCGAGATAGTGGAGCTCACCGAGAAGTGA
- a CDS encoding glycosyltransferase: MPRVSVVMSVYNEEEYLVDAVESILRQTFEDFEFIIVDDGSLDHTPLILQGYRDPRIRVFYQSNQGQSAALNRGIRVSTGQYIARMDGDDVSLPERFEREVSFLDAHPEVGLVGTWCVKVDAATGRRRLQALPEEDEAIRRYMRVDNPFIHSSVMIRKAVLDGVGLYGEGLIWQDYELWVRIARHHRMANIPEPLTIRRKHQASITSTARKSREFWELFTIQWKAAWRIGMRREGAAAMFRSLAMAAGYKIRGT; the protein is encoded by the coding sequence ATGCCTCGGGTCAGTGTGGTCATGTCCGTCTACAACGAGGAGGAATATCTGGTTGATGCGGTGGAGAGTATTCTCCGGCAAACGTTTGAGGATTTCGAGTTCATCATCGTCGATGATGGTTCGCTTGATCATACCCCTCTGATCCTCCAGGGCTATCGGGATCCCAGGATCAGGGTCTTCTATCAGAGCAACCAGGGGCAGTCAGCGGCCCTCAACCGAGGCATCCGGGTCTCCACGGGCCAGTACATCGCCAGGATGGACGGAGACGATGTGTCTCTGCCTGAAAGATTCGAAAGGGAAGTCTCATTCCTCGACGCCCACCCCGAGGTCGGACTCGTGGGGACCTGGTGTGTGAAGGTCGACGCCGCCACCGGCAGGAGGAGACTGCAGGCTCTCCCGGAGGAGGATGAGGCCATACGGAGGTACATGAGGGTCGACAATCCCTTCATTCATAGCTCGGTCATGATCCGGAAGGCCGTACTCGATGGGGTAGGTCTATACGGCGAAGGGCTCATCTGGCAGGATTACGAGCTCTGGGTGAGAATCGCCAGACACCATCGGATGGCCAATATTCCCGAGCCGCTCACGATCAGGAGGAAACATCAGGCCAGCATAACCAGCACGGCGAGGAAGAGCAGGGAGTTCTGGGAGCTTTTTACGATACAGTGGAAGGCGGCCTGGAGGATCGGCATGAGGAGGGAAGGAGCGGCGGCCATGTTCAGATCCCTGGCAATGGCGGCGGGATACAAGATCCGCGGGACTTGA
- a CDS encoding cyclic nucleotide-binding domain-containing protein → MFLILFSEMLFANFTDTAFIKRFGVEYLPHMFVIDAVLVFFVMDMIRGLAGRYTATTLLTRIFVIFTLIEILCRILILFDLRYLYPVMYILRQQFNGVMLVVFWNICNDLFDTRQSKRLFPLITAAGILGRILGSFSTAPLSRVTAPDNLLLVSAGLLVMGALATRRIGRLFPPPIALPGTRDSKGKGWSSPIAGFREMSVLAKGSLLFVLLAAIRILPNVAGPMFDFQYSVILDKSFASEGGLIQFYATIRGVLSIIAFVVLLFVGKVYTRVGIPNALLFRPANYFLVFSLLLFRSDILVGIYGRISISVLTTTMHNPANHIMINLFPDKVRAKIRPILQVAARAGSLLGSLILLGLETFIQASYFSIFGLFFVALWILVTLRLKKNYSTFLLETVLEKQVDLRELEEIDFTVLVQDSETLNRLLRGLDEEKGAAAALCARILAEARYPALGEAILSALPGKDPAVQIELLDLLRPEDRPAVVPALVQIAETAPPRLRPYLVGTVGRLAPKENLDFLRRMASTDQETVQAEAVVGLFHAGMAKEASPLLMKWLESRNPEDLLLGIRTAARTGDRGLDTHLYAILEREKDSAAQAEALDALGLLDVPGRDQRIMPWLQDPNPAVRRAAVSALALESEKSLQGAIQMLGDESTDVREAAFHRIVQVGKAAVPFLLRSLNSPKRDLKDGILRLLGELDVKDVELSGFITGEMHSVCENLRSIEQIRDLEETPALGLLVRHLEDENDDAFFTIFRILEVQGGGNKMRTIYRGVRAGGREKANALEALEDALHPGLSRVLIPLLDDLPIQEKLRTAQKYLAVAAGKQPGLLAVLTDLLGSEDPVTRMCAAYVIGERKIEDLGQKLQVLRSDPEPTVRETAELSLERFSPMDHDERRSSMLSTMDKMIHLKKIYIFSDLQVKELAAIGSVAVEKDYPKDEIVVKEGEPGDTMFLIISGKVSVIRNHGTDHETLIATIAEEDYFGEMALFEDKPRSATVKTDTEAKLLVLGKLEFEEIMREFPQISINICRVFSQRIRELQKKFLS, encoded by the coding sequence ATGTTTCTCATTCTCTTCAGCGAGATGCTCTTTGCCAACTTCACCGACACCGCTTTTATCAAACGCTTTGGAGTCGAATACCTGCCCCATATGTTCGTCATCGATGCGGTACTCGTGTTTTTCGTCATGGACATGATCCGGGGGCTGGCGGGAAGATACACGGCCACGACCCTTCTCACCCGGATCTTCGTGATCTTTACCCTAATCGAGATCCTCTGCCGCATCTTGATCCTTTTCGATCTCAGGTATCTCTACCCTGTCATGTATATCCTGAGGCAGCAGTTCAACGGGGTGATGCTCGTCGTTTTTTGGAACATCTGCAACGACCTCTTCGACACCCGCCAGTCCAAGAGGCTCTTTCCGCTGATCACGGCCGCAGGGATTCTGGGACGCATCCTGGGGAGTTTCTCGACAGCCCCGTTGAGCCGGGTGACGGCACCCGATAATCTTCTCCTTGTTTCGGCGGGGCTGCTTGTCATGGGGGCTCTGGCGACTCGCCGGATCGGACGGCTTTTCCCTCCTCCAATTGCTCTTCCCGGAACCCGGGATTCGAAGGGAAAAGGCTGGTCTTCCCCAATTGCCGGATTCAGGGAGATGAGCGTTCTGGCCAAGGGTTCCCTCCTTTTCGTACTCCTCGCAGCCATCAGGATCCTACCCAACGTGGCGGGCCCTATGTTCGACTTCCAGTACAGCGTCATCCTCGACAAGAGCTTCGCCTCAGAGGGAGGCCTTATCCAGTTCTATGCTACAATCAGGGGGGTCCTGAGCATCATCGCCTTCGTTGTCCTCCTTTTTGTCGGAAAAGTCTACACGAGGGTGGGTATACCCAATGCCCTGCTGTTTCGCCCGGCCAACTACTTCCTCGTCTTCTCCCTGTTGCTCTTCAGGTCCGACATACTCGTGGGCATCTACGGGAGGATCAGCATCAGCGTGCTCACCACGACCATGCACAATCCTGCCAACCATATCATGATCAACCTCTTCCCGGACAAGGTCAGAGCGAAGATCCGCCCCATTCTCCAGGTGGCTGCACGGGCGGGGAGTCTCCTGGGATCCCTGATCCTGTTGGGACTCGAGACCTTCATCCAGGCGAGCTACTTCTCCATCTTCGGACTCTTCTTCGTGGCCCTCTGGATCCTTGTCACTCTCCGTCTAAAGAAGAATTATTCCACCTTCCTCCTCGAAACGGTCCTTGAGAAGCAGGTGGATTTGAGGGAACTGGAAGAGATCGATTTCACCGTTCTTGTCCAGGACAGTGAAACCCTCAACCGCCTCCTTAGAGGACTCGATGAAGAGAAGGGCGCTGCGGCCGCTCTTTGCGCCAGGATCCTGGCTGAGGCCCGATACCCTGCACTCGGGGAGGCCATCTTGTCGGCCCTCCCGGGTAAGGACCCGGCCGTCCAGATCGAGTTGCTCGACCTGTTGCGGCCAGAGGATCGTCCTGCCGTCGTGCCGGCCCTTGTGCAAATCGCAGAGACCGCTCCCCCCCGGCTCCGCCCCTATCTGGTCGGAACGGTGGGGAGACTCGCCCCGAAAGAGAACCTCGACTTCCTGAGAAGAATGGCCTCCACAGATCAAGAAACCGTCCAGGCTGAGGCGGTCGTGGGACTATTCCACGCCGGAATGGCGAAAGAGGCCTCCCCCCTGCTCATGAAATGGCTGGAAAGCCGCAACCCCGAGGACCTCCTCCTAGGCATAAGGACCGCCGCCAGAACCGGAGATAGGGGTCTGGACACCCACCTCTACGCCATCCTCGAAAGAGAAAAGGACTCTGCGGCCCAGGCGGAAGCCCTTGACGCCTTGGGTCTTTTGGATGTACCTGGAAGAGATCAGCGGATAATGCCATGGCTCCAAGATCCGAACCCGGCTGTCAGGCGGGCCGCCGTTTCGGCTCTGGCCCTCGAAAGCGAAAAGTCCCTGCAAGGAGCCATCCAGATGCTTGGAGATGAATCGACCGATGTCAGGGAAGCCGCCTTCCATCGAATAGTCCAGGTCGGAAAGGCGGCGGTCCCCTTTTTGCTGAGATCTCTCAACTCCCCCAAGAGAGATCTGAAAGACGGCATCCTCCGGCTCCTGGGAGAACTCGATGTGAAAGACGTGGAGCTCTCCGGGTTCATCACCGGGGAGATGCATTCGGTCTGCGAGAATCTCCGCTCCATCGAGCAGATCAGGGATCTCGAGGAGACACCCGCCCTCGGCCTGCTCGTCCGGCATCTGGAAGACGAGAACGACGATGCGTTCTTTACTATCTTCCGGATTCTGGAGGTTCAAGGGGGAGGCAACAAGATGCGCACCATCTACCGTGGAGTCAGAGCGGGGGGCAGGGAAAAGGCCAATGCCCTGGAGGCCTTAGAGGATGCCCTCCATCCTGGCCTTTCCCGGGTGTTGATCCCCCTCCTTGACGATCTCCCCATTCAGGAGAAGCTGAGGACCGCCCAAAAATACCTCGCCGTGGCCGCCGGTAAGCAGCCCGGGCTTTTGGCAGTCCTGACCGATCTTCTGGGCAGCGAAGATCCCGTGACCAGGATGTGTGCAGCCTACGTCATCGGAGAGAGAAAGATCGAAGACCTTGGGCAGAAACTCCAGGTTCTCCGGAGTGATCCCGAACCGACTGTACGGGAAACGGCGGAGCTGAGCCTCGAGAGATTCTCTCCCATGGATCACGACGAGAGGAGGAGTTCCATGCTTTCAACCATGGACAAAATGATTCATCTCAAGAAAATCTATATCTTTTCCGACCTTCAGGTCAAAGAACTGGCGGCGATCGGTTCGGTGGCAGTGGAGAAGGACTATCCGAAGGACGAAATCGTCGTCAAGGAGGGCGAACCTGGAGACACCATGTTTCTGATCATCTCAGGAAAGGTGTCCGTAATACGAAACCACGGCACAGATCACGAAACCCTCATCGCCACAATCGCCGAGGAGGACTATTTTGGCGAAATGGCCCTCTTCGAGGATAAACCCCGGTCAGCCACGGTCAAGACCGATACCGAGGCCAAGCTGCTGGTCCTGGGGAAGCTCGAATTCGAGGAAATCATGCGCGAGTTTCCTCAGATCTCGATAAACATCTGCCGCGTCTTCAGCCAGCGCATACGGGAGTTGCAGAAAAAATTCCTGAGTTGA
- a CDS encoding histidine phosphatase family protein, which translates to MAFGNLVGMGCPMRLILVRHGESEWNREGRVMGRADVALTELGRRQACAVAEALRVERIHAVYSSPLSRALETGEAIMHGRCCPLVPSSALQELSRGSLEGLTREEALGFYPDLQREWLHPERGSEDYGGESLVSLGLRVRECLGRIRRRHRQGTVVVVGHYFVNLMVILDALRMEPSKFRCFDQDLGAISVVDIEKGRSILRLLNDTCHLPKG; encoded by the coding sequence TTGGCTTTTGGAAACCTGGTGGGCATGGGATGTCCTATGCGTTTGATTCTGGTCCGGCACGGGGAATCGGAATGGAACCGCGAGGGCCGCGTCATGGGCAGGGCTGACGTGGCCCTCACGGAATTGGGCCGGCGGCAGGCCTGTGCCGTTGCGGAAGCCCTGCGGGTGGAGAGAATCCATGCGGTCTACTCGAGTCCTCTGAGCAGGGCCCTGGAGACAGGAGAGGCCATCATGCACGGCCGGTGCTGCCCCCTTGTTCCCAGTTCAGCCCTCCAGGAGCTCAGCCGGGGAAGTCTCGAGGGTTTGACGAGGGAGGAGGCCTTGGGATTCTACCCGGACCTGCAGAGAGAATGGCTCCACCCTGAAAGGGGGAGCGAGGATTACGGGGGGGAGTCGCTTGTCAGCTTGGGCCTCAGGGTCAGAGAGTGCCTGGGGCGCATCCGGAGGCGCCATCGGCAGGGGACAGTGGTCGTTGTGGGCCATTACTTCGTGAACCTCATGGTCATTCTGGATGCCCTCAGAATGGAACCCTCGAAGTTTCGATGTTTCGACCAGGACTTGGGGGCGATAAGTGTGGTTGATATCGAAAAAGGCCGGTCGATTCTCCGCCTGTTGAACGATACCTGTCACCTCCCGAAAGGATGA
- a CDS encoding glycosyltransferase family 4 protein gives MAEYEILIVNLEGYGKGGLGTLAYDLHDLLVSEGIPSLLVASGNPRGLPNVSLLEENRYDLVPPVVRKLSARHRLVVGRNELAALSPYLDDLVLITGGTAYLQEWLKAHPRKTALDFLRSRDRPGSLVSPRIAREKLALDRATRILSAPGLNSRILSKAYPAFAHKIFEVPQIFRRLRPKNPWGARTIDLIAVAQWKDRGVDRDVKGYDLLVGILELLRGRNLRVVVVGEVPFHVQGAVHTGWIDHSATLELMGKAKVFVSPSRNECYSQAVVEALQLGCNVVLSRNVEPHGFCHPHLVARYDPESFSSKIEKALLRRFPSRPMPSPKDSLDLLMSVIDTR, from the coding sequence ATGGCAGAATATGAAATACTCATCGTAAACCTCGAGGGATACGGCAAGGGAGGACTCGGAACACTCGCCTACGATCTCCATGATCTGCTCGTCTCGGAGGGCATTCCCTCTCTCCTTGTCGCTTCCGGCAACCCGCGGGGCCTGCCAAACGTATCCCTATTGGAAGAAAACCGCTACGATCTGGTCCCCCCGGTGGTCCGGAAGCTCTCTGCAAGACACCGCCTAGTAGTGGGAAGAAACGAGCTCGCCGCCCTCTCACCCTATCTCGATGATTTGGTCCTCATCACAGGGGGGACAGCCTATCTCCAGGAGTGGCTCAAAGCCCACCCCCGGAAGACCGCCCTCGATTTCCTCCGGTCGAGGGATCGGCCCGGATCCCTCGTTTCACCCCGGATCGCCCGGGAAAAACTGGCCCTGGACAGGGCAACCAGGATCCTCTCCGCTCCCGGTCTGAACAGCCGCATCCTGAGCAAGGCGTATCCCGCCTTTGCCCACAAGATCTTCGAGGTTCCACAGATCTTTCGCAGGCTTAGGCCGAAAAACCCCTGGGGCGCACGGACAATCGATCTTATTGCCGTGGCACAATGGAAAGACAGAGGTGTCGACCGTGATGTGAAGGGGTACGATCTTCTGGTGGGAATACTCGAGCTGCTTCGAGGGAGGAACCTCCGAGTCGTCGTGGTAGGCGAGGTCCCCTTTCACGTGCAAGGCGCCGTCCATACCGGATGGATCGACCACTCCGCCACACTCGAATTGATGGGCAAGGCCAAGGTCTTTGTCAGCCCTTCTCGGAACGAATGTTACAGCCAAGCTGTTGTGGAGGCCCTCCAGTTGGGCTGCAACGTAGTGCTGTCGAGGAACGTCGAGCCCCACGGTTTCTGCCACCCCCACCTCGTAGCCCGCTACGACCCGGAGAGTTTCTCCTCGAAGATCGAGAAAGCCCTTTTGAGGCGGTTCCCGAGCAGGCCGATGCCCTCACCCAAGGACTCGCTCGACCTCCTCATGTCGGTCATCGACACCCGGTGA
- a CDS encoding TRAP transporter large permease — MSPTLVGIIGLLVLVVLLFSQMPVGFVMALVGFVGFSHMVSPEAGLSLLAKDVFAIFGSYSLTVIPLFVLMGQIAFHAGISSRLYDSAYTFMGHWPGGLAMATIGACAGFSAICGSTNAAAATMATVALPEMKRYGYDMKLATGTVAAGGSLGILIPPSVIFIIYGIMTEQSIGKLFASGILPGILLASLFLVTIYVWTRLSPELGPRGPRTTTREKVRALSGLVEMLIIFSLVMGGLFKGFFTPTEAGAIGAFSTLFLAIARRRMKWRGFIQALVETTRISCMVLVIVTGATVFGHFLAITRIPFELAGWVKGLPLPSWGIMGVIILIYLAGGCFMDALALILLTIPIFFPVAVGLGYDPIWFGVIIVMVTEMGVITPPVGVNVYVVSGVAKDVPLDVIFRGILPLLFALIVAVTLMVFFPQIALFLPGLMR, encoded by the coding sequence ATGAGCCCGACCCTTGTAGGCATCATAGGCCTGCTGGTTTTGGTCGTTCTTCTCTTCTCACAGATGCCTGTGGGCTTTGTCATGGCTCTGGTTGGGTTTGTCGGCTTCAGTCACATGGTCAGTCCAGAGGCGGGCCTCAGCCTCTTGGCAAAGGACGTCTTCGCCATTTTCGGTTCCTACAGCCTTACGGTAATTCCCCTCTTCGTGCTCATGGGGCAGATCGCCTTTCACGCCGGGATCAGCTCAAGACTCTACGACTCAGCCTACACCTTCATGGGCCATTGGCCGGGAGGATTGGCCATGGCTACGATCGGGGCCTGTGCCGGGTTCTCCGCCATCTGCGGCTCGACCAACGCCGCAGCGGCCACCATGGCGACCGTGGCCTTGCCAGAGATGAAAAGGTACGGTTATGACATGAAACTGGCGACAGGCACGGTAGCTGCGGGCGGGAGCCTGGGAATCCTGATTCCTCCCAGCGTCATCTTCATCATTTATGGGATCATGACAGAGCAGTCGATAGGGAAACTCTTTGCCTCGGGGATTCTTCCGGGTATCCTTTTGGCAAGCCTCTTTCTGGTGACCATATATGTCTGGACGCGCCTCAGCCCGGAACTCGGGCCGAGAGGACCTAGAACAACCACGAGAGAGAAGGTCCGCGCGCTTTCCGGGCTCGTGGAGATGCTCATCATCTTCAGCCTTGTCATGGGCGGGTTGTTCAAGGGATTCTTCACCCCGACAGAGGCCGGGGCGATCGGCGCCTTTTCCACCCTGTTTCTTGCAATCGCCCGCCGCCGGATGAAGTGGAGAGGTTTCATCCAGGCCCTCGTCGAGACCACCCGCATCTCCTGTATGGTTCTTGTAATTGTTACCGGTGCGACCGTCTTCGGCCATTTCCTTGCGATAACGCGGATACCTTTCGAACTGGCCGGTTGGGTAAAGGGCCTTCCCCTTCCCTCCTGGGGGATTATGGGAGTAATCATCCTGATCTATCTTGCAGGCGGCTGTTTCATGGACGCCCTTGCCCTGATCCTGCTGACCATTCCCATCTTCTTCCCCGTTGCGGTAGGACTCGGCTACGATCCCATATGGTTCGGTGTGATCATCGTGATGGTGACGGAGATGGGGGTAATCACCCCACCTGTGGGAGTCAATGTTTACGTTGTCAGTGGAGTGGCCAAGGACGTACCCCTGGACGTGATATTCAGAGGAATCCTGCCCCTCCTCTTTGCATTGATCGTCGCCGTGACCCTCATGGTCTTCTTTCCTCAGATCGCCCTCTTCCTGCCCGGCCTCATGCGCTAG
- a CDS encoding TRAP transporter small permease — protein METSLFEKSVAWLSRFLDRTAGWCLVGMMLLTVADVILRLFRRPILGTYEIVGLLGAIVIAFAMPHTTFQRGHVAVQILVSRLPVSSQFVINLITRILSVILFALVAWQCFAYGNELKAAGEVSMTLRLPFYPVLYGIAVASVTVCLVIISGIFKSMAKGVREWYMGRGADRGAREE, from the coding sequence ATGGAAACGTCCCTCTTCGAAAAGTCCGTGGCATGGCTGTCCCGATTCCTCGACAGGACGGCGGGATGGTGCCTTGTCGGCATGATGCTCCTCACCGTTGCCGATGTGATTCTCCGGCTCTTTAGAAGGCCGATACTTGGAACCTACGAAATCGTCGGACTTCTCGGTGCCATAGTAATCGCCTTTGCCATGCCCCATACGACGTTCCAACGGGGACACGTGGCCGTACAGATTCTGGTCTCCCGACTCCCAGTATCTTCCCAGTTTGTCATAAACCTGATAACCCGCATTCTGAGCGTCATCCTGTTTGCCCTGGTTGCCTGGCAATGCTTCGCTTACGGCAACGAGCTGAAGGCCGCAGGTGAGGTCTCCATGACCCTGCGCCTCCCCTTCTATCCTGTCCTGTACGGAATCGCGGTGGCCTCCGTAACCGTCTGCCTGGTCATCATCAGCGGCATCTTCAAATCGATGGCCAAGGGAGTCCGTGAATGGTACATGGGTAGGGGAGCGGACCGGGGAGCAAGAGAGGAGTGA